In Archaeoglobus profundus DSM 5631, the sequence AACCGATATTAGCCTTGAACTACGTTATCAGCAAAGCTCCTGAGGACATAAAGGAGAAGGCAAAGCACATTTTTGACGATCCTAAGATCATCGAAGAGATTGAGGATGATTGGGGTAAGCTACTGGCTTTGATATACTATTCCCACATGCTCAAGGTATCTTCAAGTGACATGAGTAGGAGAGGAATTGCTGGACAGGCAGTCTCAGCTTTAACTGGAGCTAAGTTGAGCAGACAACTTGAATCGAAAGAGCTCGAAGCTATGTTTCTGTTAAGTGGTGGAAAAGCTTTGAGCTTAATGGGAATGAAGGATAGAGCTGAAGTATGCTACGTCAAAGCAGAGGAACTTGTGAGGGAACTCATTAAGGAGGACAAAAGCTGGCTTAAGGAGCTTTCAGATATTTTAAACGATCTGGGAATAATATACGTTGAAAGTGGCGATAGAGAGAAGGGTAAGGCTCTACTTGAGGAGGCTTTGGAGATAAGGAGAAAGCTGGCAGAGGAAAATCCAGCCTTTAAGCCCATGCTCGCTCAAACTCTCAACAACTTGGCATCTCTCTACAAAGACCTCAGAATTTACGACAAGTCTGAAGAGTACTTTGCCGAGGCGGAGTCAATATACAGAGAGTTGGCAGAGGCAAACGAAAACTACAGGGTGGATCTGGCTGTTGTTTTGTGCAACTACGCATCGCTCTTTAGAGTAATCAAGGAGCATAAGAAAGCTGAGGAACTTTACCTTGAAGCTCTGAGCATATTCGAAGAGCTGGCCAAGAAAAACGAGTTCTATAAATCTGCCATAGCTGATGTCTGCATGTATCTCAGCGGGCTTTACAAAGACATGGGCAACTATGAAAAGTCCAAGGAGTATTTTGAGAGAGCCAACAAGACGTTTGCAGAATTTACAGCAAAGATGACAGCTTCATCAGAATCTTCCGCCTCTTAACAATTTTTAGGATCAGTGGAATCAGCTTTAGTAGGGTTGAAGGTCTATCCATATCCAACTCTCTAGCAAGATCTCCGTGTTCTCTTGCAACTCCAATCAGATAGTCGTAGTCTTCCGGCTCCAAAGTCCTGTACAGCTTTGCAATCTTTGTCCCAACTTTGTATTCAATCCTAAGATCTTTCACATACTCTTTCTGAACTTTTTTGAGATTTGGAAAGTGTTTAAGCTTTTCAACTGCCTTAAGAATGTAGTAGAGCCCACCTCCAGTGTAGGGCTTGACCATGCCAGCGGAATCTCCTATGAGCATAACCCTGTCTTTTACAAAATCTACCAGTCCTATGGGAATTGCACCAGCATTTAACTCCAAAACGCTACCTTTAACCCTTTTACCAAGCCATCTGAGTAACCTTCTCATAACTGGCATTGGATTCTGGCTTGAAATTACTCCTATCTTTGCGAATTCGTCAAAAGGGATTGCGTAGCAGAAGTAATCGGAAAATCCGAAGTAGATTTCAACGAGATCATCGCTGATACACTCAAACCTGCATGTAATCTGTAATGCAGAATATACCTCAGGTTTCTTGAAATTGAATACGTTTGAAACTGTTGAGTATACACCATCAGCACCAATAATATAATCGTAATCAAGCTCAATTTTTTTACCCATACTTCTTAAGACCGCTTTACCCTTTTCAACTCCCAAAAACTTGGTTTTAATCATTACATTTGCGTACTCAGACGCTTTGGCTAGAAGATCTCTATCCAGAAGTTTTCTTTCAACTACTACTGCTCCCACCTTTCCCTCAAGCTCAACGCTGTTGTTTGGTGAAAAGAATACAGCACCTCTTATATCGTTAACCTTACAGTCCGAGAATTTTTTCAGCTCTCTATAGCATCTTTCACTAATCAGTCCAGCACACTGAACGGGAAAGCCAGCAGATGAATGCTCTTCCACAACCGTAACATCATAGTTCTTCAACGCGATTGCAGAGAGGGATCCAGCTGGGCCTCCGCCTACGATTAGTATCATTGTTGAGAAAACGTTTTATTGGTATTTTTTCATTACTACAAATATGCACGCGCTTGAATACCTGTATCCCATGAGAACATTCCTGATAA encodes:
- a CDS encoding FAD-dependent monooxygenase gives rise to the protein MILIVGGGPAGSLSAIALKNYDVTVVEEHSSAGFPVQCAGLISERCYRELKKFSDCKVNDIRGAVFFSPNNSVELEGKVGAVVVERKLLDRDLLAKASEYANVMIKTKFLGVEKGKAVLRSMGKKIELDYDYIIGADGVYSTVSNVFNFKKPEVYSALQITCRFECISDDLVEIYFGFSDYFCYAIPFDEFAKIGVISSQNPMPVMRRLLRWLGKRVKGSVLELNAGAIPIGLVDFVKDRVMLIGDSAGMVKPYTGGGLYYILKAVEKLKHFPNLKKVQKEYVKDLRIEYKVGTKIAKLYRTLEPEDYDYLIGVAREHGDLARELDMDRPSTLLKLIPLILKIVKRRKILMKLSSLL
- a CDS encoding tetratricopeptide repeat protein, with translation MREIVKEVAELIRVGEPILALNYVISKAPEDIKEKAKHIFDDPKIIEEIEDDWGKLLALIYYSHMLKVSSSDMSRRGIAGQAVSALTGAKLSRQLESKELEAMFLLSGGKALSLMGMKDRAEVCYVKAEELVRELIKEDKSWLKELSDILNDLGIIYVESGDREKGKALLEEALEIRRKLAEENPAFKPMLAQTLNNLASLYKDLRIYDKSEEYFAEAESIYRELAEANENYRVDLAVVLCNYASLFRVIKEHKKAEELYLEALSIFEELAKKNEFYKSAIADVCMYLSGLYKDMGNYEKSKEYFERANKTFAEFTAKMTASSESSAS